The Dethiosulfovibrio peptidovorans DSM 11002 genome has a window encoding:
- a CDS encoding metallophosphoesterase, whose translation MRRCTVRVGKLFFVLMAIMAFSMPSWGKDGTATIVGFNDMHGKIFSYEATVKVDGEKVKEDVGGIARMASVIREIKSQSLGNVVVAQMGDTVEGPLFFFFHGKAELAGIDAIPVDVGIPGNHEFDLGADVFGQFVRTASFPLICANLDTSIEDCELPATWTTTLKNGLKVGFFRFALY comes from the coding sequence ATGAGAAGATGCACCGTCCGAGTTGGGAAGCTATTTTTTGTCCTGATGGCGATAATGGCTTTTTCCATGCCATCTTGGGGCAAGGATGGAACCGCCACTATAGTGGGATTCAACGATATGCACGGGAAGATATTTTCCTACGAAGCCACGGTAAAGGTTGACGGCGAAAAGGTCAAGGAAGACGTTGGAGGAATAGCTAGAATGGCCTCGGTTATAAGGGAGATAAAATCTCAATCTCTCGGTAACGTCGTCGTGGCTCAGATGGGTGATACGGTTGAAGGTCCGCTTTTCTTTTTCTTTCATGGAAAAGCTGAGCTGGCCGGAATAGACGCGATACCGGTGGACGTTGGAATTCCTGGCAACCACGAATTCGATCTGGGAGCCGATGTGTTCGGCCAGTTCGTAAGGACCGCCTCCTTCCCCTTGATATGCGCCAACCTGGATACCTCCATAGAGGACTGCGAGCTGCCAGCTACCTGGACGACCACTCTGAAAAACGGTCTTAAGGTAGGGTTTTTTCGGTTTGCTCTGTACTGA
- a CDS encoding bifunctional metallophosphatase/5'-nucleotidase, whose amino-acid sequence MLCTELASLTSPGPDIAAGQDLIAVSEKCVEDLRERGCDVIVALTHVGIDSDRALAGSVSGIHAILGGHSHTVMESPEIVEGPDGWRTMIGQAGAMARYVGSMAVTVKDGELDVERSSWKLIEMRQSIPKAQDVESAIEPYGEELKKNLSKKVGTFAADMDATKLVVRARESALGDYLADGLRWKAGTDVAFVNGGGIRGDRVFPAGEISYNTIMEIFPWGNTMQTFSFSGAELREVMEISASALKGTDDEYDPAVRAPSGAFLQISGLRVVLDLTKAPALIDNDSKLIRSGARVVSMEIERDGKRIPLEDDEIYTVATYSWTGGGGDKYYPFARKKAAESYVTDSDVLAETIRHTEGIVEKSEDGRIAVKK is encoded by the coding sequence TTGCTCTGTACTGAACTGGCATCTCTCACCAGTCCCGGTCCTGATATCGCGGCCGGCCAGGATCTGATCGCCGTTTCCGAAAAATGCGTCGAGGACCTTCGAGAACGGGGATGCGATGTCATAGTAGCGTTAACCCACGTGGGGATCGACTCAGATAGGGCACTGGCCGGATCCGTCTCGGGAATACATGCCATCTTAGGAGGACACAGCCATACAGTGATGGAGTCTCCGGAGATAGTGGAGGGCCCAGATGGATGGAGGACCATGATAGGACAGGCCGGTGCCATGGCGAGATACGTCGGTTCCATGGCGGTAACGGTCAAGGACGGAGAACTCGACGTCGAAAGATCGAGCTGGAAGCTGATCGAGATGCGTCAATCTATTCCCAAGGCTCAGGACGTAGAGTCCGCAATAGAGCCTTACGGAGAGGAGCTTAAGAAAAATCTGAGTAAAAAGGTCGGAACCTTCGCTGCCGATATGGATGCCACCAAGCTTGTGGTGAGGGCCCGTGAATCCGCATTAGGAGACTACCTGGCCGATGGACTTCGTTGGAAAGCCGGAACCGACGTAGCCTTCGTGAACGGTGGAGGTATCAGAGGAGACAGAGTATTCCCCGCCGGAGAAATTTCCTACAACACGATAATGGAAATCTTCCCTTGGGGCAACACTATGCAGACCTTCTCTTTCTCCGGAGCGGAGCTGCGGGAAGTGATGGAGATATCCGCCTCGGCTCTCAAGGGGACGGACGATGAATACGATCCGGCCGTGAGGGCTCCTAGCGGAGCTTTTCTACAGATATCCGGTCTTAGAGTGGTCCTCGATCTCACCAAGGCCCCTGCATTGATAGACAACGATTCCAAGTTGATCCGTTCGGGAGCCCGGGTAGTCTCCATGGAGATAGAGAGGGACGGGAAAAGGATTCCTCTCGAGGACGACGAAATATACACCGTCGCCACCTATTCCTGGACCGGAGGAGGAGGGGACAAGTATTATCCTTTCGCCCGTAAAAAAGCCGCCGAATCCTACGTTACCGACTCGGACGTTTTGGCTGAGACCATAAGACACACCGAGGGGATAGTGGAAAAATCCGAGGACGGGCGCATTGCGGTGAAAAAATGA
- a CDS encoding carbamoyl phosphate synthase small subunit, which translates to MYQVALSLSDGTSKSCLSTIDGVDIEGELVFTTAYPGYSQSITDPSYHGQILVFAFPCIGIYGLDEVDFQSSRPWVKAVVVQRLQDTEGTFEKWLAKWGVPVITGLDCRSLVLKLREIDTPMARISETREPPIVDTLGGGLVSEVSSSAVRNYGSGSTSVALIDYGTKMDIVRRLVDRGCSVTLLPHSVDPRLVLNGDFDGVLLSNGPGDPSLLPEEIGVVRELLGKIPILGICLGCQILALACGAETVRLPYGHRGGNHPVLDLRTGRAMVTSQNHGYAIDESSLKNTDLDISFRHLSDGTVEGISDPALRISGVQFHPEAGAGPMDGLWIFDDFVDTLRRT; encoded by the coding sequence ATGTATCAGGTCGCTTTAAGTCTGTCAGATGGAACTTCGAAGAGTTGCCTTTCGACGATCGATGGAGTCGATATCGAGGGGGAGCTTGTCTTCACCACCGCCTATCCGGGGTACTCTCAGTCCATCACAGATCCGTCCTATCACGGTCAGATTTTGGTGTTCGCCTTCCCCTGTATAGGAATATACGGATTGGACGAAGTGGATTTTCAGAGCTCCAGGCCTTGGGTTAAGGCTGTGGTCGTCCAGAGACTCCAGGATACGGAGGGGACTTTTGAAAAATGGTTGGCCAAATGGGGTGTTCCAGTCATAACCGGGCTCGACTGTAGGTCTTTGGTCCTGAAGTTGAGGGAAATAGACACTCCAATGGCCAGGATATCCGAGACGAGAGAGCCCCCCATCGTCGATACTTTGGGGGGTGGCCTCGTTTCCGAAGTCTCCTCTTCGGCGGTGCGAAATTATGGATCCGGTAGCACCTCTGTGGCTTTGATCGACTACGGCACGAAGATGGATATAGTCAGGCGTTTGGTCGACAGAGGGTGTTCCGTGACCCTTTTGCCTCACTCCGTCGATCCTCGTCTCGTCCTGAATGGAGATTTCGACGGAGTCCTGTTAAGCAACGGTCCCGGTGATCCTTCCCTTTTGCCCGAAGAGATAGGCGTTGTGAGAGAGCTGTTGGGTAAAATTCCTATTCTAGGTATCTGTCTCGGTTGTCAGATATTGGCTTTGGCTTGCGGTGCCGAGACCGTCAGGCTGCCCTACGGACACAGGGGAGGAAACCACCCGGTTTTGGATCTCCGTACCGGCAGAGCCATGGTGACCAGCCAAAATCATGGTTATGCCATAGATGAATCCAGTCTGAAAAATACCGATCTGGATATTTCTTTCCGTCATCTTTCCGATGGAACCGTGGAGGGGATCTCCGATCCCGCTCTCCGCATTTCCGGGGTACAGTTTCATCCGGAGGCGGGGGCCGGGCCTATGGACGGACTATGGATATTCGACGACTTCGTAGACACCCTGAGGAGGACTTGA
- the carB gene encoding carbamoyl-phosphate synthase large subunit, producing MDVIEKILVIGSGPIRIGQAAEFDYSGSQACRALKEEGYGTILLNSNPATIQTDTSLADMVYLRPLTVESVEEILAAHKIYGVVATLGGQTGLNLCVSCQDMGLWDRYGVRVLGTSVASILKAEGRESFRDCVSSIGEPVVESAYVGSMKEALAFAEKTPFPMVIRPDFTLGGTGGGVARDESSLKRIVAEGLKASPVSRVLVERYLKGWREIEVEVVRDGSGNSLAVCGMENVDPMGVHTGDSVVVSPVLSLSDRIWQTLRYSALRIVDALDVRGACNVQFGLAPDGDEYVVIEVNPRASRSSALASKATGYPIARIAAKIALGRSLSEMPNPVTGTGSAMTEPALDYVVVKVPRFPFDTFDTKDRSLGTKMKATGEVLEMGLSFSEAWMKAMRSLGTESWRFSVDGVCLSDEELQEDLTIPTDRALLSSMELFRRGYSTNCLARRSSIAPCFLNFLEEIVSMERVISSGGRLDEFVLRKAKSMGFSDRAVAYWAGVEEGDVRDLRRKEGIVPGYREVDGCAGEFPAGSGFWYGSYSAEGDVFSAPSGRAVAVLGSGSIRIGQGVEFDYCCVKAVEALRRRGIRAIMVNDNPETVSTDHDISDGLYVEPLTAEDVEALLDREGISSVFASFGGQTSLKVGLDLEARGKELIGISGDTVIQAEDRGAFVSLLDRLAIPYPKGTAVRDIKEGLSCGDGIGYPLMVRPSFVIGGAAMRVVYRPQDLEGVLERAFSVDADQEVLMDRFLTGKEFEVDVICDGKDVFVPGIFEHLDPAGIHSGDSMAVFPDISLNEEMRLEIANICESLGKTMNIKGLLNVQMVLHGGRLWVIEANPRASRTVPIVAKLTGLPLVDIAVGVGLGEPLSSFVVPGIHRYQGPMGVKVPVFSTEKIPGAEVRPGPRMSSTGESLGLGESLSEALREAWVGAGWSVPRKGRVLFSVDDGKKAEACAIAALFESKGWEVEGTPGTAYFFSRWGVSCRSVVKKDGLSASLNDGRWDLVVNLPGPDLGAIKEGAGIRRNAMETSTPCLFSLEAASAVAMALNLT from the coding sequence ATGGACGTTATCGAGAAAATACTGGTTATAGGTTCGGGGCCCATAAGAATAGGACAGGCCGCCGAGTTCGATTATTCCGGGAGTCAGGCCTGTCGAGCTCTGAAGGAGGAGGGATACGGCACGATCCTGCTGAACAGCAACCCCGCCACCATACAGACCGATACGTCTTTGGCCGACATGGTCTATCTACGTCCTCTTACGGTGGAGTCGGTGGAGGAAATTCTCGCTGCTCATAAGATCTACGGCGTTGTCGCTACCTTGGGAGGACAGACCGGCCTGAACCTCTGTGTGAGTTGTCAAGATATGGGTCTCTGGGACCGTTACGGCGTGAGAGTACTGGGAACCTCGGTGGCGTCCATCCTGAAGGCGGAGGGTCGGGAGTCCTTTAGAGACTGTGTTAGCTCCATCGGGGAGCCGGTGGTGGAAAGCGCCTACGTGGGATCGATGAAAGAGGCCCTGGCCTTTGCGGAAAAGACGCCCTTTCCCATGGTGATAAGGCCCGATTTTACTTTGGGAGGAACCGGCGGAGGAGTAGCACGGGATGAGTCTTCTTTGAAAAGAATAGTCGCAGAGGGGCTTAAGGCGTCTCCGGTATCCAGGGTCCTGGTGGAGAGGTATCTTAAGGGATGGCGGGAGATAGAGGTAGAGGTCGTCCGGGACGGGTCTGGGAATTCCTTGGCAGTCTGTGGTATGGAGAACGTCGATCCCATGGGGGTGCATACCGGAGATTCGGTCGTGGTATCTCCGGTCCTGTCTCTTAGCGACAGGATCTGGCAGACCCTGCGCTATTCGGCCCTCAGGATAGTGGATGCCCTGGACGTAAGGGGAGCCTGTAACGTTCAGTTCGGATTAGCTCCCGATGGAGATGAATACGTCGTCATAGAGGTCAACCCTAGGGCCAGCAGATCCAGTGCCCTGGCCAGCAAGGCGACGGGATATCCCATAGCCAGAATAGCCGCGAAAATCGCTCTGGGGCGTTCCTTGAGCGAGATGCCAAACCCTGTGACCGGTACGGGCAGTGCGATGACAGAACCGGCACTGGACTACGTTGTGGTAAAGGTTCCACGTTTTCCTTTCGATACGTTCGATACGAAGGACCGATCCCTAGGGACCAAGATGAAGGCTACCGGAGAGGTCCTGGAGATGGGGCTTAGCTTCTCCGAGGCTTGGATGAAGGCCATGAGATCCCTGGGAACCGAGTCCTGGCGTTTCTCCGTCGACGGGGTCTGTCTGTCCGACGAAGAGCTACAGGAAGATCTGACGATCCCTACCGACAGAGCGCTGCTTTCCTCCATGGAACTTTTCAGAAGAGGCTATTCGACGAATTGTTTGGCACGGAGGTCCTCTATCGCTCCTTGCTTTTTGAATTTTCTCGAGGAGATCGTGTCCATGGAAAGAGTCATCTCTTCTGGAGGGCGGCTGGACGAATTCGTCTTGAGAAAGGCCAAGTCCATGGGATTTTCCGACAGGGCCGTCGCCTACTGGGCCGGAGTAGAAGAGGGAGATGTCAGGGATCTTCGGAGGAAGGAGGGGATTGTTCCGGGGTATCGCGAGGTCGACGGTTGCGCCGGGGAATTCCCCGCCGGGTCCGGTTTCTGGTACGGCAGCTACTCCGCCGAAGGAGATGTTTTTTCCGCCCCCTCAGGGAGAGCTGTGGCGGTCCTCGGTTCCGGTTCCATAAGGATAGGGCAGGGGGTAGAGTTCGATTACTGTTGCGTGAAGGCTGTTGAGGCCCTTAGACGGAGGGGGATTCGGGCGATTATGGTGAACGATAACCCCGAGACGGTGAGCACCGATCACGATATCTCCGACGGACTCTACGTAGAGCCATTGACTGCCGAGGACGTCGAAGCGTTGCTCGATAGGGAGGGGATATCCTCGGTATTCGCCTCCTTCGGCGGGCAGACTTCGCTGAAGGTAGGTCTGGATCTGGAGGCCAGAGGTAAGGAGCTTATAGGAATCTCCGGCGATACGGTGATTCAGGCCGAGGATAGAGGTGCTTTCGTTTCTCTGCTCGATCGACTGGCCATTCCCTATCCTAAAGGGACTGCGGTACGAGACATTAAAGAGGGGCTGTCCTGCGGTGATGGCATCGGCTATCCTCTCATGGTTCGTCCCAGCTTCGTCATAGGAGGGGCGGCCATGAGAGTGGTCTACCGTCCTCAGGACTTGGAAGGGGTCCTGGAAAGGGCGTTTTCCGTCGATGCCGATCAGGAGGTTTTGATGGATCGATTCCTCACCGGCAAAGAATTCGAGGTGGACGTAATCTGTGATGGCAAGGACGTGTTCGTGCCGGGTATTTTCGAGCATCTGGATCCGGCCGGGATCCACTCAGGGGATTCTATGGCGGTGTTTCCCGATATCTCCTTGAACGAAGAGATGCGTTTGGAGATAGCGAATATCTGTGAATCTCTCGGGAAAACGATGAACATAAAAGGCCTTTTGAACGTTCAAATGGTCCTTCACGGCGGTCGGCTGTGGGTCATAGAGGCCAATCCTAGGGCAAGCCGAACTGTTCCCATAGTGGCGAAGCTCACGGGATTGCCCTTGGTGGATATAGCGGTAGGCGTGGGGTTGGGAGAGCCCCTTTCATCTTTCGTCGTTCCCGGAATTCATCGTTATCAAGGACCGATGGGGGTCAAGGTTCCGGTTTTCTCAACAGAGAAGATCCCAGGGGCAGAGGTGAGACCCGGCCCGAGGATGAGCTCTACCGGGGAGTCCCTGGGATTGGGCGAGTCTTTAAGCGAGGCACTGAGAGAGGCCTGGGTCGGTGCCGGGTGGTCCGTCCCCCGTAAAGGCAGAGTCCTTTTTTCCGTGGACGATGGCAAAAAGGCGGAGGCCTGTGCCATTGCGGCTCTTTTCGAATCCAAGGGATGGGAGGTGGAAGGGACTCCTGGGACCGCTTACTTTTTCTCCAGATGGGGGGTGAGTTGCCGTTCTGTCGTGAAAAAAGATGGATTGTCGGCCTCCTTGAACGATGGACGATGGGATCTGGTGGTAAACCTTCCGGGGCCCGATCTTGGTGCTATTAAAGAGGGAGCGGGAATAAGGAGAAATGCCATGGAAACGTCGACGCCCTGTCTTTTCTCGTTGGAGGCGGCGTCGGCTGTGGCGATGGCGTTAAACTTGACATAG
- the nifS gene encoding cysteine desulfurase NifS: MNGKVYMDYAATTFVRPEVVAAMMPYHSISFENPSSLYSYSDGNRRAIEEAREAVADLIGALPEEIFFTGGGSEADNWALKGLAFSRAGKDKRHLITTETEHHAVLHSMDFLERMGFRVTYLPVDSEGFVSIDKLKEAIRDDTLLVSVAFANNEIGTIQDVEAIGKVCRDRGVLFHTDAVQAVVHVPIDVKSMGIDMLSMAAHKFYGPKGVGALYVKKGIRLENLIHGGGQERSRRAGTENVASIVGMGKAASLASEEMESDSLEICKLRDRLIDGVMSTIPHTRLNGPVGDRRLSNNANFSFVGIEGETLLLDLDDAGIAASTGSACASASLDPSHVLMAIGLSHEMAHGSVRLTLGRSSSDYDVARLLEVLPSIVEGRRAMSPLWDDYMARREVL; encoded by the coding sequence ATGAATGGCAAGGTATATATGGATTATGCCGCCACTACCTTCGTTAGACCGGAGGTCGTGGCGGCCATGATGCCCTACCACTCGATTTCCTTTGAGAACCCTTCGTCGCTTTACAGCTACTCCGATGGGAACAGACGAGCTATAGAGGAAGCTCGAGAGGCGGTGGCCGACCTCATAGGAGCGTTGCCTGAGGAGATTTTCTTCACCGGCGGCGGTTCGGAGGCGGATAACTGGGCCCTTAAGGGGTTGGCTTTCTCTCGGGCCGGCAAAGATAAACGGCACCTGATAACCACCGAGACCGAACACCATGCGGTGCTCCATTCCATGGATTTTCTGGAGAGGATGGGTTTTCGTGTCACTTATCTTCCTGTAGATTCGGAGGGATTCGTCTCCATCGATAAGTTGAAGGAGGCCATAAGAGACGACACCTTGTTGGTCTCGGTCGCATTCGCCAACAACGAAATAGGCACTATTCAGGATGTAGAGGCGATCGGAAAAGTCTGTAGGGACAGAGGTGTACTGTTTCACACCGATGCGGTTCAGGCCGTGGTTCACGTGCCTATAGACGTGAAGTCTATGGGGATAGATATGCTTTCCATGGCGGCCCATAAATTCTATGGCCCCAAAGGTGTCGGGGCCCTTTACGTGAAAAAGGGGATACGATTGGAGAATCTCATACACGGTGGAGGTCAGGAGAGATCTAGACGGGCAGGAACGGAGAATGTAGCGTCGATAGTCGGTATGGGAAAGGCCGCCTCCTTGGCCTCGGAGGAAATGGAGTCTGATTCCCTAGAGATCTGCAAACTTCGTGATCGTCTCATCGATGGAGTCATGTCCACCATACCTCATACCAGGCTCAACGGTCCCGTGGGAGACAGGCGTTTGTCCAACAACGCCAACTTCAGCTTCGTAGGAATTGAGGGAGAGACCCTTCTGTTGGACCTGGACGATGCCGGGATAGCCGCCTCTACCGGAAGTGCCTGCGCGTCCGCTTCTCTCGATCCGTCTCACGTCCTAATGGCCATAGGGCTGTCTCACGAGATGGCCCACGGTTCTGTCAGGTTGACTCTGGGGCGGTCCAGCTCTGACTACGACGTGGCTCGACTCCTGGAGGTCTTGCCCTCCATCGTGGAGGGGAGAAGGGCGATGTCTCCTCTTTGGGACGACTACATGGCCCGACGGGAGGTTCTGTGA
- the nifU gene encoding Fe-S cluster assembly scaffold protein NifU → MLYSEIVMDHFRNPRNVGEIENPDGVGEVGNAKCGDIMKIYLRIEDDVIIDVRFKTFGCASAIASSSMATEMIKGKSVQEAAELTNKAVAQALDGLPPVKMHCSVLAEEAITKALNDYLGKKGRPLLPERNQNQLAHDHGNR, encoded by the coding sequence ATGCTATACAGCGAGATCGTGATGGATCATTTTAGAAATCCGAGAAATGTCGGGGAGATTGAGAATCCCGACGGGGTCGGAGAGGTAGGCAACGCCAAATGTGGCGACATAATGAAGATATATCTCAGGATAGAGGACGACGTCATAATCGACGTCAGATTTAAGACCTTTGGATGTGCCTCCGCCATAGCTTCCTCCAGCATGGCTACCGAGATGATAAAGGGCAAGTCCGTCCAGGAGGCCGCCGAGCTCACCAACAAAGCAGTAGCTCAGGCGTTGGACGGCTTGCCTCCGGTCAAGATGCACTGTTCCGTACTGGCCGAGGAAGCCATAACAAAGGCTCTCAACGATTACCTGGGCAAAAAAGGGCGTCCACTGCTTCCCGAGAGGAACCAGAATCAGCTTGCCCACGATCATGGCAACCGATAA
- the adhE gene encoding bifunctional acetaldehyde-CoA/alcohol dehydrogenase translates to MATKKIPEDAKTTEKSVRDIPREIDDLVSRTKAAQEKYATYCQEKVDEIFFQVAMAANQARIPLAKAASEETGMGIVEDKVIKNHFASEFIYNKYRNHKTCGIVEKDETNGFFRVAEPLGVLAGIIPTTNPTSTAIFKALLALKTRNGIVFSPHPRAKKCTVMTAKLIHDAAVKAGAPEGIVACIEEPSVEGSQYLMSHRSISMTLATGGPGMVKAAYSSGRPAIGVGSGNTPAVIDETADIKMAVNSILLSKTFDNGLICASEQSVIVCESVYDKVYREFTERGAIILNDDQREKLRRTIIQDGKLNVDIVGQPAHRIAELSGFKVPEATKVLIGEAEKIGSDEPLSYEKLSPVLGLYRAQDFSDAVEKASKLVIFAGMGHTSVLYTQPSNRDRIKAYSEKMSTGRVLINMPSSQGAIGDVYNFRLEPSLTLGCGSWGGNSVSENVGIRHLINLKTVAERRENMLWFRIPSQVYFKPGCLSESLNELEGRKKAFLVTDRPLYDLGYSDKVTKHLESMGMEIEIFADVKPDPDISTIQKGLERLKDFNPDVVLALGGGSPIDAAKIMWLLYEHPEVRFDRLSMRFMDIRKRVCKFPKMGKKAIMVAIPTTSGTGSEVTPFAVITDDKEGVKYPIADYELTPDMAIVDPDLVLSMPRGVAAASGIDAVTHALEALVATTATDYTNGIAMEALKLLFTYLPASYRDGAANPEAREKVHYAATMAGMAFANAFLGLCHSMSHKLGSAFHVAHGVANGILITEVIRYNMTSAPRKQAAFPQYKYPEAKERYAKVADYLGLPGKSYDDKIEALISAIEKLRKDLNLPSTIEEAGVNEADFMAKVDELSELAFDDQCTGNNPRYPLISEIRELYLKGFKKR, encoded by the coding sequence ATGGCCACCAAAAAAATCCCAGAAGACGCAAAAACGACCGAAAAATCCGTCAGAGATATACCGAGAGAGATCGACGATCTGGTATCCAGGACCAAAGCGGCTCAGGAAAAATACGCCACATACTGTCAGGAAAAGGTCGACGAGATATTCTTCCAGGTGGCCATGGCGGCCAACCAAGCCCGAATTCCTCTGGCCAAAGCGGCCTCGGAGGAAACCGGCATGGGCATAGTGGAAGACAAGGTTATAAAGAACCATTTCGCCTCCGAGTTCATATACAACAAGTACCGTAATCATAAAACCTGCGGCATCGTCGAAAAGGACGAGACCAACGGTTTCTTCAGGGTAGCTGAGCCTCTGGGAGTACTGGCCGGAATAATTCCGACGACAAATCCGACTTCTACAGCCATATTCAAGGCGTTGCTGGCGTTGAAAACCAGAAACGGGATCGTATTTTCCCCCCATCCTAGGGCCAAGAAATGTACCGTAATGACGGCAAAATTGATACACGACGCCGCCGTCAAGGCAGGAGCTCCGGAAGGCATAGTTGCCTGCATAGAGGAACCTTCCGTCGAAGGATCCCAGTACCTCATGTCCCATAGATCCATAAGCATGACCCTCGCTACCGGCGGTCCCGGCATGGTGAAGGCCGCCTACTCATCTGGAAGGCCTGCCATAGGGGTAGGCTCGGGGAACACCCCGGCTGTGATAGACGAGACCGCCGACATAAAGATGGCGGTAAACTCCATACTCCTGAGCAAGACCTTCGACAACGGACTTATATGTGCCTCGGAGCAATCGGTGATCGTGTGTGAATCCGTATACGACAAGGTGTACAGAGAGTTCACCGAGAGAGGTGCCATAATACTTAACGACGACCAAAGAGAAAAGCTGAGAAGGACTATAATTCAGGACGGAAAGCTGAACGTAGACATAGTCGGCCAACCGGCCCACAGGATAGCCGAGCTCTCGGGTTTCAAGGTTCCGGAGGCAACCAAGGTCCTGATAGGAGAGGCAGAAAAAATAGGCTCCGACGAACCCCTCAGCTACGAGAAGTTATCTCCAGTCCTGGGACTCTACAGAGCCCAAGACTTCTCCGACGCAGTGGAAAAGGCCTCCAAACTGGTGATATTCGCCGGGATGGGACACACCTCGGTTCTCTACACCCAGCCCAGCAACAGAGACAGGATAAAAGCCTACAGCGAGAAGATGTCCACCGGCAGGGTCCTAATAAACATGCCCAGTTCCCAGGGAGCAATTGGAGACGTCTATAACTTCCGTCTAGAGCCCTCTTTGACTCTGGGATGCGGTTCCTGGGGAGGCAACAGTGTCAGCGAAAACGTCGGAATCCGTCATCTGATCAACCTGAAGACCGTTGCGGAAAGAAGAGAGAATATGCTGTGGTTTCGCATCCCCTCCCAGGTCTATTTCAAACCCGGATGCCTTTCCGAGTCGTTGAATGAGCTGGAGGGCCGTAAAAAGGCATTTCTCGTGACGGACCGCCCGCTGTACGACCTGGGCTACTCGGACAAGGTGACCAAGCATCTGGAGAGCATGGGCATGGAGATCGAGATCTTCGCAGACGTCAAACCCGACCCAGACATCTCCACCATCCAGAAGGGATTGGAGAGGCTGAAGGATTTCAACCCCGACGTGGTATTGGCCCTCGGAGGAGGATCTCCTATAGACGCGGCCAAGATCATGTGGCTGCTTTACGAGCATCCGGAGGTCCGTTTCGACAGGCTGTCCATGCGTTTCATGGACATAAGAAAAAGGGTCTGCAAGTTCCCTAAAATGGGGAAGAAGGCCATAATGGTCGCTATCCCCACGACTTCCGGTACCGGCTCGGAAGTCACTCCCTTTGCTGTCATAACCGATGACAAGGAAGGGGTTAAATACCCCATAGCGGACTACGAGCTCACTCCGGACATGGCCATAGTGGACCCGGACCTGGTTCTATCCATGCCTAGAGGAGTGGCTGCGGCATCGGGGATAGACGCCGTTACCCACGCCCTGGAGGCACTGGTGGCCACCACCGCCACCGACTACACCAACGGCATAGCCATGGAGGCTCTGAAACTCCTTTTCACCTACCTACCGGCGTCCTACAGAGACGGAGCGGCCAATCCCGAGGCCAGGGAAAAGGTGCACTACGCTGCGACGATGGCGGGGATGGCCTTCGCCAACGCTTTCTTGGGACTGTGCCACTCGATGTCCCATAAACTGGGCTCGGCCTTCCATGTGGCTCATGGGGTTGCCAACGGGATACTCATAACCGAGGTCATCAGGTACAACATGACATCTGCACCGAGAAAACAGGCGGCGTTCCCCCAGTACAAGTACCCCGAGGCCAAAGAGAGGTACGCAAAGGTGGCCGATTACCTTGGGCTGCCTGGCAAGAGCTACGACGACAAGATAGAGGCGCTCATATCCGCCATAGAGAAGCTACGAAAGGACCTCAACCTCCCCTCGACCATCGAAGAGGCAGGGGTCAACGAAGCGGATTTCATGGCCAAGGTGGACGAACTAAGCGAGCTGGCCTTCGACGACCAGTGCACCGGCAACAACCCCAGATATCCCTTGATATCGGAGATAAGAGAGCTTTACCTGAAGGGATTCAAGAAAAGATAG